A genomic window from Martelella lutilitoris includes:
- a CDS encoding ActR/PrrA/RegA family redox response regulator transcription factor, with the protein MSLLIVDDDTPFLRRIARAMETRGFAIETAETVAEGIEKAKARPPKYAVVDLRLEDGTGLDVIAAIREAREDTRIVVLTGYGNIATAVTAVKLGALDYLAKPADADDIVHALTQAPGEKVDPPENPMSADRVRWEHIQRVYEMCDRNVSETARRLNMHRRTLQRILAKRAPR; encoded by the coding sequence ATGAGCCTTCTGATCGTTGATGACGACACGCCGTTCCTGCGCCGCATCGCCCGGGCCATGGAAACGCGCGGCTTCGCCATCGAGACCGCCGAGACCGTTGCCGAAGGCATTGAAAAGGCAAAGGCGCGGCCGCCGAAATATGCCGTCGTTGACCTCAGGCTCGAAGACGGCACCGGGCTCGACGTGATCGCCGCCATTCGCGAGGCCCGCGAGGACACGCGCATCGTGGTGCTGACCGGCTACGGCAATATCGCCACCGCCGTGACGGCCGTGAAACTCGGCGCGCTCGACTATCTGGCCAAGCCCGCCGACGCCGACGACATCGTTCATGCCCTGACCCAGGCGCCGGGCGAAAAGGTCGATCCGCCGGAAAACCCGATGTCGGCCGACCGCGTGCGCTGGGAACATATCCAGCGCGTCTACGAGATGTGCGACCGCAATGTGTCGGAAACCGCGCGCCGTCTCAACATGCACCGCCGCACCCTGCAGCGCATCCTCGCCAAGCGCGCGCCGCGCTGA
- a CDS encoding CBS domain-containing protein yields the protein MTDTIAEITKTDALTVTPEMPIRRAVALLVESRAAAAPVVDEGGALCGILTQKDCFNPALQASYYQEWKGTVGDYMSRNVVSLPASADLVAAAEAFISHPHRVFPVTDGNRLVGLLRRSDVLSALVRLSG from the coding sequence ATGACCGACACGATCGCCGAAATCACCAAGACCGACGCGCTGACCGTCACGCCGGAAATGCCGATCCGCCGCGCCGTTGCGCTGCTTGTCGAGAGCAGGGCGGCGGCGGCGCCGGTCGTCGATGAAGGCGGGGCGCTTTGCGGCATCCTTACCCAGAAGGATTGTTTCAACCCCGCCCTGCAGGCGAGCTATTACCAGGAATGGAAGGGAACGGTCGGCGACTATATGAGCCGCAATGTCGTCAGCCTGCCGGCAAGCGCCGATCTGGTCGCCGCGGCCGAGGCCTTCATTTCCCATCCGCACCGCGTCTTCCCCGTGACCGACGGCAACCGGCTTGTCGGTCTCCTGCGCCGTTCCGACGTGCTCTCGGCCCTTGTCCGGCTGAGCGGATAG
- the nqrM gene encoding (Na+)-NQR maturation NqrM, translating to MEILLAIAIVVLGMAGLGVSLFVGRGPLKGSCGGMACMKEAACEGCPNRLSSEAE from the coding sequence ATGGAAATCCTGCTGGCAATCGCGATCGTCGTTCTCGGCATGGCCGGCCTTGGCGTCAGCCTCTTCGTCGGGCGCGGCCCGCTGAAGGGCTCGTGCGGCGGCATGGCCTGCATGAAGGAGGCGGCCTGCGAGGGCTGCCCGAACCGCCTTTCGAGCGAGGCCGAATGA
- a CDS encoding FAD:protein FMN transferase, translated as MKARHTYLTRRRVLALSGAGFLAATAARTEAPAILGTAPATRQITGKAFATTWRVTVPDNGQPEALRGDIETLLSGIDRMLSPWRDDSEITAFNRTGPGGKRVSAETAFVAQSALDVARASDGWFDPSVGPLVARYGFGPIEGDAAEDGAPPLWHALGVDGNRLEKTKSGVTMDLCGIAKGRALDLMANRLMDAGYSDFLIDLGGELVARGNHPAGRPWQVAVEDPRPDANGGAGVLRLADGAVATSGLRAQSYALSGHTYSHIIDPRHAVPVEGAIASVSVLAQDAMTADGWATALTAAGEDGPALARRQAIAALFLFHDGKSLRSETTGGFDRFLL; from the coding sequence ATGAAAGCACGTCATACATATCTGACCCGCCGCCGCGTTCTGGCGCTTTCCGGAGCAGGCTTTCTGGCCGCGACCGCTGCCCGGACCGAAGCGCCCGCGATCCTGGGAACCGCGCCCGCGACCCGGCAGATCACCGGCAAGGCCTTTGCCACCACATGGCGGGTCACCGTGCCGGATAACGGACAGCCGGAAGCGCTTCGCGGCGATATCGAGACGCTTCTTTCCGGCATCGACCGGATGTTGTCGCCCTGGCGGGACGACAGCGAGATCACCGCTTTCAACCGCACCGGCCCCGGCGGCAAACGGGTATCGGCCGAGACCGCCTTCGTCGCGCAATCGGCGCTCGATGTGGCGCGTGCGAGCGACGGCTGGTTCGATCCGAGCGTCGGGCCGCTGGTCGCCCGTTACGGCTTCGGCCCCATCGAAGGCGATGCAGCCGAGGATGGCGCGCCGCCACTCTGGCATGCGCTCGGCGTCGACGGAAACCGCCTGGAAAAGACGAAATCCGGCGTGACCATGGACCTCTGCGGCATCGCCAAGGGCCGCGCGCTCGACCTGATGGCAAACCGCCTGATGGATGCCGGCTATTCCGACTTCCTCATCGATCTCGGCGGCGAGCTTGTCGCGCGCGGCAATCATCCGGCGGGGCGTCCCTGGCAGGTGGCGGTGGAAGATCCGCGACCGGACGCCAACGGCGGCGCCGGTGTGCTGCGGCTTGCCGACGGCGCGGTCGCGACCTCCGGGCTTCGCGCCCAAAGCTATGCGCTTTCCGGTCACACCTACAGCCACATCATCGATCCGCGCCATGCCGTGCCGGTCGAGGGCGCGATCGCCTCGGTTTCGGTGCTGGCGCAGGACGCGATGACGGCCGACGGCTGGGCCACGGCGCTGACGGCCGCCGGCGAGGATGGCCCGGCGCTGGCCCGCCGCCAGGCGATCGCTGCCCTGTTCCTGTTCCATGACGGCAAAAGCCTCCGCAGCGAAACAACGGGCGGTTTCGACCGTTTTCTGCTATAA
- the nqrF gene encoding NADH:ubiquinone reductase (Na(+)-transporting) subunit F produces the protein MNEIAVGALVVIGLVLVLTLALLITRARLIPAEALTVTVNETMTIEANRGDRLLGVLHGAGIGIPAACGGSGTCGLCRVHVDGEGAGEPQATERGVLSAAERRAHMRLACQTALRGPCSVTVPQDFVGATGFTCRVVSNEMKAPLIRELVLQLPEGQPFDFIAGGFMQLTAPAYRLDFRDIDIDPPFRDAWAMSGWSEMTSYAEKSVTRAYSIACRPEDAKAERAVFNIRLAAPPPGREQEIPPGIVSSFLFALKPGDEIEASGPFGEFEVQPTDREMVFIGGGVGMAPLRAMIHDQIGKNTPRRMRFFYGARSVADLFYVEEFEKIAAEHDNFSWTPALSDPAPGDRWTGASGFIHDIVRAELSRHPAPEDCEYYMCGPPVMISAVTNTLHRLGVEPKSIFYDDFGV, from the coding sequence ATGAACGAGATTGCAGTCGGAGCCCTTGTCGTCATCGGCCTCGTCCTCGTGCTGACGCTGGCGCTTCTGATCACCCGCGCCCGCCTGATCCCCGCCGAGGCGCTGACGGTGACGGTCAACGAAACCATGACAATCGAGGCCAATCGCGGCGACCGCCTGCTCGGCGTCCTGCACGGCGCGGGCATCGGCATTCCCGCTGCCTGCGGCGGATCGGGCACCTGCGGGCTCTGCCGCGTGCATGTGGACGGCGAAGGCGCGGGCGAACCGCAGGCGACCGAACGCGGCGTACTGTCCGCCGCCGAGCGCCGCGCCCATATGCGCCTTGCCTGCCAGACGGCGCTCAGAGGCCCCTGCTCGGTGACCGTGCCGCAGGATTTCGTCGGAGCGACTGGCTTTACCTGCCGCGTCGTCTCCAACGAGATGAAGGCACCGCTGATCCGCGAACTGGTGTTGCAGCTTCCCGAAGGCCAGCCGTTTGATTTCATCGCCGGCGGCTTCATGCAGCTGACCGCGCCCGCCTACAGGCTCGACTTCCGCGACATCGACATCGACCCGCCATTCCGCGACGCATGGGCGATGTCCGGCTGGTCGGAGATGACCTCCTATGCGGAGAAATCCGTGACCCGCGCCTATTCGATCGCCTGCCGGCCGGAGGACGCAAAGGCCGAGCGCGCCGTCTTCAACATCCGCCTCGCCGCCCCGCCGCCCGGGCGCGAGCAGGAAATTCCGCCGGGCATCGTCTCCTCCTTCCTGTTCGCGCTGAAACCGGGCGACGAGATCGAAGCGTCCGGCCCCTTCGGCGAGTTCGAGGTGCAGCCGACCGATCGTGAGATGGTGTTCATCGGCGGCGGCGTCGGCATGGCGCCGCTCAGGGCCATGATCCATGACCAGATCGGCAAGAACACACCCCGGCGGATGCGCTTCTTCTATGGCGCGCGCTCGGTGGCCGACCTCTTCTATGTCGAGGAATTCGAGAAGATCGCCGCCGAGCACGACAATTTCTCCTGGACGCCGGCGCTTTCCGATCCTGCGCCCGGCGACCGCTGGACGGGGGCAAGCGGCTTCATCCACGATATCGTGCGCGCCGAGCTTTCCCGCCATCCGGCACCGGAGGATTGCGAATACTATATGTGCGGGCCGCCGGTGATGATTTCGGCGGTCACCAATACGCTGCACCGGCTCGGCGTCGAGCCGAAGTCCATCTTCTACGACGATTTCGGAGTCTGA
- the nqrE gene encoding NADH:ubiquinone reductase (Na(+)-transporting) subunit E has product MTDLWNLFLSAAFVENAPLTLFLGLCTFLALSRRTPSAIGLGIAVTAVMGVTVPLNQVIYHALLAPGAWAWAGMPDIDLSYLKLISFIGVIAATVQLVEMVLDRFFPAIYASFGVFLPLLTVHCAILAGSLFMVDRDYGIGESAVFGLGQGFGFGVAVVLLGAIRARLAYADLPQGLRGLGITFTLAGMMSLGFSAFAQMVTP; this is encoded by the coding sequence ATGACCGACCTCTGGAACCTGTTCCTCAGTGCCGCCTTCGTCGAGAACGCGCCGCTGACGCTGTTTCTCGGGCTCTGCACCTTTCTGGCGCTGTCGCGCCGCACGCCGTCGGCCATCGGCCTCGGCATCGCGGTCACCGCCGTCATGGGCGTCACCGTACCGCTCAACCAGGTGATCTATCACGCGCTGCTGGCGCCGGGCGCCTGGGCCTGGGCGGGCATGCCGGATATCGACCTTTCCTATCTGAAGCTGATCTCCTTCATCGGCGTCATCGCCGCGACCGTTCAACTGGTGGAAATGGTGCTCGACCGCTTCTTTCCGGCAATCTATGCCTCCTTCGGCGTGTTCCTGCCGCTTCTGACCGTGCATTGCGCCATCCTCGCCGGCAGCCTGTTCATGGTCGACCGCGACTATGGGATCGGTGAATCCGCCGTCTTTGGCCTTGGCCAGGGCTTCGGCTTCGGCGTCGCCGTGGTGCTTCTCGGCGCGATCCGCGCGCGCCTTGCCTATGCCGACCTGCCGCAGGGCCTGCGCGGGCTGGGCATTACCTTCACCCTTGCCGGGATGATGTCCCTCGGCTTTTCCGCATTCGCGCAAATGGTGACGCCATGA
- a CDS encoding NADH:ubiquinone reductase (Na(+)-transporting) subunit D, whose amino-acid sequence MARSTNLWSTLTEPLVLQNPVTLQILGICSALAVTTSVATALTMSASLTTVLVLSALLVSLIRRHIPDSIRLIVQIVIVASLVVVIDQFLQAYFFDISRKLSVFVSLITTNCLVLGRTESFSRSNPPLPSMVDALGNGLGYSLVLIVIGSARELFGAGKLMGYQVFPVVADGGWFTPLNLMLLAPSAFFMLGGLVWAIRTVLPQQAEPSEFNPPKTEEAGK is encoded by the coding sequence ATGGCCCGGTCAACCAATCTCTGGTCGACGCTGACGGAGCCGCTCGTCCTTCAAAACCCGGTGACGCTGCAGATCCTCGGCATCTGCTCGGCGCTCGCCGTGACCACCTCGGTTGCGACCGCGCTCACCATGTCGGCCTCACTCACCACGGTTCTGGTGCTCTCGGCCCTTCTGGTCAGCCTGATCCGCCGGCATATTCCCGATTCCATCCGCCTGATCGTGCAGATCGTCATCGTCGCCTCGCTGGTGGTGGTCATCGACCAGTTCCTGCAGGCCTATTTCTTCGATATCAGCCGCAAGCTCTCGGTCTTCGTCAGCCTGATCACCACCAACTGCCTGGTGCTGGGACGCACGGAGAGCTTTTCCCGTTCCAACCCGCCGCTGCCCTCCATGGTCGATGCGCTCGGCAACGGGCTCGGCTATTCGCTGGTGCTGATCGTCATCGGTTCCGCGCGCGAGCTCTTCGGCGCGGGTAAGCTCATGGGCTATCAGGTCTTTCCCGTGGTCGCCGACGGCGGCTGGTTCACGCCGCTCAATCTGATGCTGCTCGCCCCGAGCGCCTTCTTCATGCTCGGCGGTCTCGTCTGGGCGATCCGCACCGTTCTGCCGCAGCAGGCAGAACCCTCCGAATTCAACCCGCCGAAGACAGAGGAGGCCGGAAAATGA
- a CDS encoding FMN-binding protein: MADLNPFSAWRRFLALPNENRTKTVVIAFLVSAVCALMVSGATVILRPIQAANRAAEEQARLEALVAGIPGMTQILEQSGGSLSTVVINLPKGQAAEDVTPATLAAALDDAANWTTLAPAEDTAGIGRRPDYAQIYLLRNEAGDISLALLPISGPGYQAPIDAIVALRGDMNTIAGLAITNQAETPGLGGRIEEPAWLAQFPGTELADPTGTVRFAVAKGAAGNDYEVDGITGATRTGNAFTKIMRFWGGPEGYGPFIDAVQRGEF; encoded by the coding sequence ATGGCTGACCTGAACCCGTTCTCGGCATGGCGCCGGTTCCTGGCGCTGCCCAATGAAAACCGGACAAAGACCGTCGTCATCGCCTTTCTCGTTTCGGCCGTCTGCGCCCTCATGGTCTCCGGCGCAACGGTCATCCTGCGGCCGATCCAGGCGGCAAACCGGGCGGCGGAGGAGCAGGCGCGGCTTGAGGCGCTCGTCGCCGGCATTCCCGGCATGACGCAAATTCTCGAGCAATCCGGCGGTTCGCTCTCCACCGTCGTCATCAACCTGCCGAAGGGTCAGGCCGCGGAGGATGTGACCCCTGCGACGCTCGCCGCGGCCCTGGATGACGCAGCCAACTGGACCACGCTGGCGCCGGCGGAAGATACGGCGGGCATCGGCCGGCGGCCGGATTACGCCCAGATCTATCTCCTGCGCAACGAAGCCGGCGACATTTCGCTGGCGCTCCTGCCAATCAGCGGACCGGGCTACCAGGCGCCGATCGACGCGATCGTGGCGCTGCGCGGCGACATGAACACGATTGCGGGCCTTGCGATCACCAACCAGGCCGAAACCCCCGGCCTTGGCGGGCGCATCGAGGAGCCGGCCTGGCTTGCACAATTCCCCGGCACCGAGCTTGCCGATCCCACCGGGACAGTGCGTTTTGCCGTCGCCAAGGGTGCGGCCGGCAACGACTACGAGGTCGATGGCATTACCGGCGCGACGCGCACCGGCAACGCGTTCACCAAGATCATGCGCTTCTGGGGCGGACCCGAGGGCTACGGCCCGTTCATAGACGCCGTCCAGCGCGGGGAGTTCTGA
- a CDS encoding RnfABCDGE type electron transport complex subunit D — protein MSHGLWDRETVALLLLISVMPLALTWLWYGGLDAAGLLVLALIISGLWHVIFMLARAQPPSFAGALTALAIAILAPEELSIMQLVLGISFGSVMAELVFGGWGRNVLNPATVTLAFLGFGFVTAPWPEPPLPLAWAAIPAALLGALFGVMPARVIAGAVIVIGGAHLAGLPIAPLLPAVAVVLVLLVADPVASASTKLGGWLNGAFFGALIILFALGWKSAAPVQMAVSAALLTSLAAPLLDEAAIALWLAQRRRRHG, from the coding sequence ATGAGCCACGGCTTGTGGGACCGGGAAACCGTCGCCCTGCTTCTGCTGATCTCGGTGATGCCACTGGCGCTGACATGGCTCTGGTATGGCGGGCTCGATGCCGCAGGCCTTCTGGTGCTGGCGCTGATCATTTCCGGGCTCTGGCACGTGATCTTCATGCTCGCCCGCGCCCAGCCGCCTTCCTTCGCCGGCGCGCTGACGGCGCTTGCGATCGCAATCCTCGCGCCGGAGGAGCTCAGCATCATGCAGCTCGTTCTCGGTATCTCTTTCGGCTCGGTCATGGCCGAGCTCGTCTTCGGCGGCTGGGGCCGCAACGTGCTGAACCCGGCGACTGTCACACTCGCCTTTCTCGGCTTCGGCTTCGTCACCGCCCCCTGGCCGGAACCGCCGCTGCCGCTTGCCTGGGCCGCCATTCCCGCCGCCCTTCTCGGCGCGCTCTTCGGCGTCATGCCGGCGCGCGTGATCGCCGGCGCTGTCATCGTCATCGGCGGTGCGCATCTTGCCGGCCTGCCGATCGCCCCCTTGTTGCCGGCCGTTGCCGTCGTGCTGGTGCTGCTTGTCGCCGATCCCGTAGCGAGCGCCTCGACGAAGCTCGGCGGCTGGCTGAACGGCGCCTTTTTCGGCGCTTTGATCATTCTTTTCGCGCTCGGCTGGAAGAGCGCCGCTCCCGTGCAGATGGCGGTTTCGGCCGCCCTTCTGACCTCGCTTGCCGCCCCGTTGCTGGACGAAGCCGCCATTGCGCTGTGGCTTGCCCAAAGGAGAAGACGTCATGGCTGA
- a CDS encoding Na(+)-translocating NADH-quinone reductase subunit A encodes MDRLFSAGLSVPTGPSLPDDHTAETLLTEEAALVPAPGEELRVVPLVEVDQRVAQGQPLFSLRAAEEIKLVAPMPARVAAIELNPGRRLIQMLLFREDGGDRHSFKTDRAESDAAALRALMQEAGLWRLFRSRPFGHMPAPAEAPAAIFVMAADTRPAAPDPRNAIRGREEAISRGLSALRLLAGNQVFLCEAKGRSLDLDDAGSIRRIACGSLHPQGLAGIQIHHHAPAEVDARVWDIHAEDIADLGDLLATGLLPETRLVTVTGSAMREPRLLRCQPGADLRGLCHGHVQPGPYQVLAGSVLDGRPAHWLGPRDRQASVLSRGSGKRRGHWFSAALTRAARPLPIIPTAALSQAFGGDIPAAALMRALSAGDQEAAARLGALSLLEEDLALVDYVTFSEPPLAAQLRGLLNAIEKEEAPA; translated from the coding sequence TTGGACCGCCTCTTTTCCGCCGGTCTGTCCGTGCCGACCGGCCCCTCATTGCCCGACGACCATACTGCCGAAACGCTTCTGACCGAAGAGGCGGCGCTTGTGCCGGCCCCCGGCGAGGAACTGCGCGTCGTGCCGCTGGTCGAGGTCGACCAGCGCGTCGCCCAGGGTCAGCCGCTTTTCTCGCTGCGTGCGGCAGAGGAAATCAAGCTTGTCGCGCCCATGCCTGCGCGGGTAGCGGCGATCGAGCTCAATCCTGGCCGAAGGCTGATCCAGATGCTGCTGTTCCGCGAGGATGGCGGCGACCGGCATTCCTTTAAAACCGACAGGGCCGAAAGCGATGCTGCGGCATTGCGCGCCCTGATGCAGGAGGCCGGCCTGTGGCGGCTTTTCCGCAGCCGGCCCTTTGGCCATATGCCTGCCCCTGCCGAAGCGCCCGCCGCGATCTTCGTCATGGCCGCCGACACCCGGCCCGCAGCCCCCGATCCGCGCAACGCCATCCGGGGCCGCGAGGAGGCCATATCGCGCGGCCTTTCCGCGTTGAGGCTTCTGGCGGGCAATCAGGTCTTCCTGTGCGAGGCGAAGGGCAGATCCCTTGACCTCGACGACGCGGGCAGCATCCGCCGCATCGCCTGCGGTTCGCTGCACCCGCAGGGTCTCGCCGGCATCCAGATCCACCACCACGCGCCGGCCGAAGTCGACGCCCGCGTCTGGGACATCCATGCGGAAGATATTGCCGATCTCGGCGATCTTCTCGCCACGGGTCTTCTGCCCGAGACCCGGCTCGTCACCGTCACCGGTTCGGCCATGCGCGAACCGCGCCTTCTGCGCTGCCAGCCCGGCGCTGATCTGCGCGGGCTCTGTCACGGCCATGTGCAGCCGGGCCCCTATCAAGTGCTTGCCGGCTCCGTACTCGACGGCCGACCCGCCCATTGGCTCGGCCCGCGCGACCGGCAGGCGAGCGTTCTGTCCCGTGGTTCCGGCAAAAGGCGCGGCCACTGGTTTTCCGCGGCGCTCACCCGCGCCGCCCGGCCGCTGCCGATCATCCCGACGGCCGCCCTGTCGCAGGCTTTCGGCGGCGATATTCCCGCTGCCGCCCTGATGCGCGCGCTTTCGGCCGGCGACCAGGAGGCCGCCGCCCGCCTTGGCGCGCTTTCACTGCTTGAGGAGGACCTGGCGCTGGTTGACTACGTCACCTTCTCCGAGCCGCCGCTTGCCGCGCAGTTGCGCGGACTTCTGAACGCCATTGAGAAAGAGGAGGCACCGGCATGA
- a CDS encoding cytochrome C: MTFVNSNGVSAQDSGEGEAAVEALELFVMPQSGPFRPDQISIPQQKMIEAWARSAHADASAEAFTHWDGEGEVPASCSTCHSGAGFRAFHGLDGSAPGVAAAVPVGGVVDCETCHNPGLAEITAITLPSGIEHPVKPGVEAACLTCHSGRAAGVTVSRAVGEKADDTPDPEIGFVNPHYALAGAVRLGAVGAGGFEYPGKTYSGRFFHARPVADCASCHDPHTLTVAEETCLTCHETGNFDAIRISRVSYDGSGDLNKGIRSDIASNAALLMETIRDYAANVAGTPIVYEPHYPYFFVDADQDGRADEVDGRAASYKAWTPRSLKAAYNWKFVTADPGAFAHNPQYALELLYDSIEDLSGPLEVDISTLGIQR, encoded by the coding sequence TTGACGTTTGTCAATTCCAATGGCGTCTCAGCTCAGGATAGCGGGGAAGGCGAGGCGGCGGTCGAGGCGCTTGAGCTCTTCGTCATGCCGCAATCGGGGCCGTTCCGTCCGGACCAGATTTCGATCCCGCAGCAGAAGATGATCGAGGCCTGGGCGCGCTCTGCCCATGCCGATGCCTCGGCTGAGGCCTTTACCCACTGGGACGGCGAGGGCGAAGTGCCCGCAAGCTGTTCCACCTGTCACTCCGGCGCGGGCTTCCGCGCCTTCCACGGTCTCGACGGCAGCGCGCCCGGCGTGGCTGCGGCCGTGCCCGTCGGCGGCGTCGTCGACTGCGAGACCTGTCACAATCCGGGTCTCGCGGAGATCACCGCGATCACGTTGCCGAGCGGCATCGAACACCCGGTCAAGCCCGGCGTCGAGGCAGCCTGTCTCACCTGTCACTCCGGCCGCGCCGCCGGCGTGACGGTTTCCAGGGCCGTCGGCGAAAAGGCTGACGACACCCCGGATCCGGAGATCGGCTTCGTCAATCCGCATTACGCGCTGGCCGGCGCCGTGCGTCTCGGCGCCGTCGGGGCAGGCGGTTTCGAATATCCCGGCAAGACCTATTCCGGCCGCTTCTTCCATGCCCGCCCGGTGGCCGACTGCGCCTCCTGTCATGATCCGCACACGCTGACGGTGGCGGAAGAGACCTGCCTCACCTGCCACGAGACCGGCAATTTCGACGCGATCCGCATTTCCCGCGTCAGCTATGACGGCAGCGGCGACCTCAACAAGGGCATCCGCTCCGATATTGCCAGCAATGCGGCGTTGCTGATGGAGACCATCCGGGATTACGCCGCCAATGTCGCCGGCACGCCGATCGTCTACGAACCGCATTATCCCTATTTCTTCGTCGACGCCGATCAGGACGGTCGCGCCGACGAGGTTGACGGGCGGGCGGCGAGCTACAAGGCCTGGACCCCGCGCAGCCTGAAGGCGGCCTATAACTGGAAGTTCGTCACCGCCGATCCCGGCGCCTTCGCGCATAATCCGCAATATGCGCTGGAACTGCTCTATGATTCGATCGAAGACCTTTCGGGGCCGCTCGAGGTCGATATCAGCACATTGGGGATCCAGCGCTAA
- a CDS encoding gluconokinase, giving the protein MNTSKAETPRAVIVMGVSGCGKSSVARLIAERMGFEQVEGDDLHPAANVEKMSAGIPLEDADRWPWLDRVGAELARERQTGVVVTCSALKKIYRDRLRATAGQPLAFVFLNGSETLLAERIGARAGHFMPTSLLKSQLETLEDPSGEPGVVTVDIDNPLKVIADKAVAGLGAVSFS; this is encoded by the coding sequence ATGAATACAAGCAAGGCCGAAACGCCGCGCGCCGTCATCGTCATGGGCGTGAGCGGGTGCGGAAAATCCTCCGTCGCGAGATTGATCGCCGAACGGATGGGCTTTGAGCAGGTCGAGGGCGACGACCTTCACCCGGCCGCCAATGTCGAAAAGATGAGCGCCGGCATCCCGCTTGAGGATGCTGACCGCTGGCCCTGGCTTGATCGTGTCGGCGCCGAGCTTGCCAGAGAGCGTCAAACGGGCGTGGTCGTGACCTGTTCTGCGCTGAAGAAGATCTACCGCGACCGTCTGCGCGCGACGGCGGGCCAGCCGCTCGCCTTCGTCTTCCTGAACGGCAGCGAAACGCTCCTCGCCGAGCGGATCGGCGCGCGCGCGGGTCACTTCATGCCGACCTCGCTTTTGAAAAGCCAGCTTGAGACCCTCGAAGACCCGAGCGGCGAACCCGGCGTGGTCACGGTTGATATCGACAATCCGCTGAAGGTGATTGCCGACAAGGCGGTTGCGGGGCTTGGCGCCGTATCTTTTTCTTAG
- a CDS encoding MFS transporter, with translation MAVTAGERNRALFLGSMGGGLEFYDFVIYATFASQIGKTFFPAEEASTRLLAAFAVFAAGYLVRPIGGILFSHFGDRHGRKLMLRVSIAGMAGATFLIAFMPGYATWGISATVVLVVLRMVQGLCLGGEIPGAMTLITETMPKRRGLACGFLFMIINVGMLAAQAVQWAIEHLLSDAAVLSYGWRIGFFIGGLVAIAGFILRARLAESPAFAEMEASTHKVPLAALFRDNARAVWLGLFITGLGAAAVPLLYLYMNSYLTDFLHYDPDQVATAVLVGIIVFSLPMPVAGAISDFVGIKVPAFVAALLLTIAAIPVYVWIHEGVSSLLPAMIVISLIGAFAWGVGPVLLTAIFPTDVRYSGVAFVYNIGFAIVGGLTPLLATFIIQQTGFTLAPGFLLAVFAALATVAIFLTQVIPAEKSQL, from the coding sequence ATGGCGGTGACGGCGGGCGAGCGCAACCGGGCGCTTTTTCTGGGCAGCATGGGCGGCGGCCTGGAATTCTACGACTTTGTGATCTACGCCACATTCGCCTCGCAGATCGGCAAGACCTTCTTTCCGGCCGAAGAGGCGTCGACCCGGCTGCTTGCGGCCTTCGCCGTGTTCGCCGCCGGCTATCTGGTGCGCCCCATCGGCGGCATTCTGTTCTCCCATTTCGGCGACCGGCATGGTCGCAAGTTGATGTTGCGCGTCTCGATCGCCGGCATGGCGGGGGCCACCTTTCTGATCGCCTTCATGCCCGGCTATGCCACATGGGGCATCTCGGCCACCGTCGTGCTGGTCGTGCTGCGCATGGTGCAGGGGCTTTGCCTCGGCGGCGAAATTCCCGGGGCGATGACATTGATCACCGAAACCATGCCGAAGCGGCGCGGCCTTGCCTGCGGCTTCCTGTTCATGATCATCAATGTCGGCATGCTGGCCGCCCAGGCGGTGCAATGGGCGATCGAGCACCTGTTGAGCGATGCGGCGGTGCTCTCCTATGGCTGGCGCATCGGTTTCTTCATCGGCGGACTGGTGGCGATTGCCGGCTTCATCCTGCGCGCCCGGCTTGCCGAAAGCCCGGCCTTTGCCGAGATGGAAGCATCAACCCACAAGGTGCCGCTGGCGGCGCTCTTCCGCGACAATGCCCGCGCTGTCTGGCTCGGACTGTTCATCACCGGCCTTGGCGCTGCCGCCGTGCCGCTGCTCTACCTCTACATGAACAGCTATCTGACCGATTTCCTGCACTACGATCCGGACCAGGTGGCAACCGCCGTGCTTGTCGGCATCATCGTCTTTTCGCTGCCCATGCCTGTCGCAGGCGCCATTTCCGATTTCGTCGGCATCAAGGTGCCGGCCTTCGTCGCCGCCCTGCTGCTGACGATCGCTGCCATCCCCGTTTATGTCTGGATCCACGAAGGCGTGTCGTCGCTCCTGCCGGCCATGATCGTGATCTCGCTGATCGGCGCTTTTGCCTGGGGCGTGGGTCCGGTGCTGCTGACGGCAATCTTCCCGACGGATGTGCGCTATTCCGGCGTCGCTTTCGTCTACAATATCGGCTTTGCCATTGTCGGCGGGCTGACCCCGCTTCTCGCCACCTTCATCATCCAGCAGACGGGTTTCACGCTCGCGCCCGGCTTCCTGCTGGCCGTCTTTGCCGCGCTCGCCACGGTCGCGATCTTCCTGACCCAGGTCATTCCGGCAGAGAAGTCTCAGCTCTGA